Part of the Cystobacter ferrugineus genome, GGACAGGTCGCACAGCTCAGGCGCCGCGGCCTCGAGTTGCTCCTGGAGCCGGAGGTAGTCCGCGTCGCTCCCGTCCGAGGGCAGCCGTTCGAGCAGCCTGACGCCCAGCAGGAGTTGATCGCGGTGGCGCTGCGCGATCCGCACCGCCTCGGACTGGGAGAGCTCCCGCTGGTTGGTGGGGCTGCCCGTCATCCAGGCCCCCGTCTCCTTGCGCCGGTAGATGCCGAACTTGAGCGCGCTGCCTCCGGCGATGCTGCCGAAGATGGCCGGGAACTCCTCGTCGTCCTTGAACTCGAGCCAGTACACCAGCCCGTCGCGCCGGCCATGGTCGTGCATCAGCGACAGCAGCTCGTCCCCGTCCAACTGGCGCAGCCGCTCCGGGCCGAAGTGCTCCCGGAACAGCGCGTAGAACCCCTCGAGCTGGGCTCGCGAATGAAGCCTGCCCTCGTCATCGAGCTTGCGCCGGAACTCCTCCAGCACTTGGCCGAGCCTTTCATCGAGCACGAGGGGGCTCCTCAGTACCAGTTGCGCACGCGCACCTCGACGCCCACGTCCGTACCGACGAGCCGGGTGAACTCGTTCAGGTCGCTGCCGCGCGAGTGGTAGGGATAGACGACCTTCGGCTTGAACTCACGCACCGCGCTCGCCGCCTGGTCGACCGTCATGGTGTAGGGCAGGTTCATGGGAACGAAGGCGACGTCGATGTCGCGCAGCTGCCTCATCTCGGGGATGTCTTCCGTGTCGCCGGCGATGTAGACGCGTTTGCCCCCCATGGTCAGCACGTAGCCATTGCCCCGGCCCTTCTCGTGGTACTGAAGGCGCTCCTGCGTGAGGTTGTACATGGGGATCGCCTCGACGGCGATGTCCGCCACCGTCAGGGTGCCGCCGTTGGCGAGCACCTGGGTGGCACCGCGCAGGTTCTCGGGCAGGGCGTCATGGACCGCCTGGGGCGCGACGATCACCGTCTCGGCTTTCACGAGCGCCGTCAGCGTGTCGGCGTTCAGGTGATCGCCGTGGATGTCCGTCACGAAGATGACATCGGGCGCGGGCAGGTCCTCGAAGGGAGCGGCGCCACCGACCGGGTCGACGTAGATCGTCTTTCCCGCCCAGCCCATGAGGAAGCTCGCGTGATTGACCGGGTGGACGATCAGGTCGCCTTGTGACGTGGGGAAGGCATCTCCCGAGAGGGCCGGTGCGGGAGGTGGGGCCGGGGGATTCTCCGGAGAGGACGTGCACGCCGGAAGGGACAGCGAGAGCCAGAGGGTCGACAAAGCAAGCAGCCGAGCGTTGAGCATGGTTCCGCTCTAATGGCTCGTCTGTCTCGCGGCAAGCGCGGCGGAGCCTCGACGTTCGGTGGGCTCGCCTGGTGGGTGGGCGAGCCCAGGAATCTGGATGTACGGACGCGGTTGTAGTGAATATGAGACACAACGGACAGGAAGCGCAGGCAGCCATGGGGATGGAGAGCACTCCCCTGGAGGATCTCTCGAGCACTCCCCTGCGGGCCTTTCCGCAACCCAAGTACGACACCGCCTCCATCCTGGGTGGCCTCTATGGAGATGGCATCATCGCCCTGAAGGGGGCCTTCGAGCGCGGTTGGGTGCAGCAGGTGGGAGAGGACATCGAGCGGCTGTTCCAGGAGGCCATCAATCGGCCCGGCGGCGCGCTCGGGCGGGGCCCCAGTCGCTACTATGTCGAGATCCACCCGGAGCGGCTGCGCGGCTTCGTCGACCTCGTCACCCACCCCTGGGTGGTGGCGGTGTGCGAGGCGGTGCTGGGTCCGGATTACAAGATCGTGGAGTTGGGCTTCGACATTCCCTTCCCTGGTGCCCAGAACCAGCCCTGGCACCGCGACTTCCCGTCTCCGGAGGCGACGGTGAAGGGGCGGCGCCTGAACTCGCTGGCGTTCAACCTCACCACCGTTGACGTCACCGAGGACATGGGCCCCTTCGAGATCGCGCCCGGCACGCAGTGGGACGACTCCCCGGAGTTCGACAAAGGGATGTTCCCGCCCCGCTCGTTCTATCCCCGCTACATGGAGCGCGCTCAGCGCCGCATGCCGAAGATGGGTGACATCTCGGCGCGCTCCGCCCTCACCATTCATCGGGGCACGGCCAACCACTCGGACAAGTCCCGGCCGACCCTCGTCCTCGGCGTGGACGCGCCGGATGGCCGCAATGCGGAGCGGCATGATCTCCAGCTCAGCCGGAGCTTCGTCGAGACGTTGCCGGAGCTGGTGCGCCAGCACCTGACCTACCGCGTGGTGGGCGATCTGGAGCACATCGTGCAGGCCCACACCATCGAAGGACTGGTGAAGCCGGACTCGGACGCGTGAGGGGTGGGCGGGGTTTGACGTTTGCACGGCCCGTGGCGTTTCGTTACGGTGCCCGCGAGCGTCCCCCTTGTCCCTTGCTCCCCCCCAGCCCCTCCCGCTGCGCTGGCACCTCGTCCGGCTCGTGAGCGGGACGCTTCTGCCCGCGGTCGCCTTCGCCGCGGTCATCGCCTTCCAACTGGCGCGCCTGGAGCGCGGGACCGTCGAGAAGCGCGCGGTGCACTCGGCGCGCGTGCTCGCGGAGTCCTTCGAGCGCGAGATGTCCGGCTCCATCCAGGCGCTCCAGGCCCTGGCCGAGTCGGACCGGCTCGATCACGGCGAGCTGGAGGCCTTCCACGTGGAGAGCGAGCGGGTGCGCCGCACGCAGCCGTCGTGGAGGCACGTGTTGCTGCTCTCGCCAGAGGGACAGCCTCTGGTGAACACCGCCTATTCGTTTGGCGCCGCGCTTCCGCCCCTCGCCGAGCGGGAGAGCTTCGCGCGCGTCCTCGAGACACGCCAACCCCTCGTGGGAAATCTCGTGGTGGGCCAGGGCGCCCGGAAGCAGCTCGCCTTTCCCGTCCGGGTTCCGGTGGTGCGCGAGGGCGTCCTCCGGTACGTGCTCACGGCCGTCATCACGCCGCAGTCGCTTGCTGGCGTCGTCGACAGCCCCTCGTCCGACAACGCGGACGAATGGACGCGCGTGCTGGTGGATCGCGAGGGGACGGTGGTGGCCCGAACCCGCGAGCCCGCGCGCTTCGTCGGGCGGTCGGCCACGCGGCCTTTTCTCGAGAAGACCCG contains:
- a CDS encoding MBL fold metallo-hydrolase, translated to MLNARLLALSTLWLSLSLPACTSSPENPPAPPPAPALSGDAFPTSQGDLIVHPVNHASFLMGWAGKTIYVDPVGGAAPFEDLPAPDVIFVTDIHGDHLNADTLTALVKAETVIVAPQAVHDALPENLRGATQVLANGGTLTVADIAVEAIPMYNLTQERLQYHEKGRGNGYVLTMGGKRVYIAGDTEDIPEMRQLRDIDVAFVPMNLPYTMTVDQAASAVREFKPKVVYPYHSRGSDLNEFTRLVGTDVGVEVRVRNWY
- a CDS encoding phytanoyl-CoA dioxygenase family protein, with product MGMESTPLEDLSSTPLRAFPQPKYDTASILGGLYGDGIIALKGAFERGWVQQVGEDIERLFQEAINRPGGALGRGPSRYYVEIHPERLRGFVDLVTHPWVVAVCEAVLGPDYKIVELGFDIPFPGAQNQPWHRDFPSPEATVKGRRLNSLAFNLTTVDVTEDMGPFEIAPGTQWDDSPEFDKGMFPPRSFYPRYMERAQRRMPKMGDISARSALTIHRGTANHSDKSRPTLVLGVDAPDGRNAERHDLQLSRSFVETLPELVRQHLTYRVVGDLEHIVQAHTIEGLVKPDSDA